The Impatiens glandulifera chromosome 3, dImpGla2.1, whole genome shotgun sequence genome contains a region encoding:
- the LOC124931868 gene encoding O-fucosyltransferase 38: MAAANVRSSNSRFAAAKTFQRKPTPYSIAIYIIFLFTFSFFIFIFYSKHLLEQDEMIKNPLSEYSPSLQLVDEHLWGAPTQYGLHPCVKPTTKYKASEGWDRYITVKSNGGLNQMRTGIADMVAVAYILNATLVIPQLDKRSFWQDSSSFSDVFDEEHFITTLNGDIKIVKELPKELESVPRARKHFSSWAGMSYYEEMKQMWKEYQVIHVAKSDSRLANNDLPIDIQRLRCRALYYALQFSPPITSFGEKLVERLRSRAERYIALHLRYEKDMLSFTGCTYGLTDVESEELKIMREKTSHWKMKNINSTEQRLGGFCPLTPMEVGIFLQALGYSNTTLIYIAAGEIYGGNTRLSELKSYFPNIVTKESLTTEVELKTFGNHASQTAALDYIISVESDVFVPSHSGNMARTVEGHRRFLNHRKTITPDRKGLVEVFDKLESGQLKEGQSLSNLVIQLHKKRQGAPRKRGGPPPGIKGRARFRTEESFYENPYPECICGSKLAL; this comes from the exons ATGGCCGCCGCCAACGTCCGTTCATCCAACTCCAGATTCGCTGCTGCCAAAACATTTCAAAGAAAACCAACTCCATACTCGATTGCCATTTACATAATCTTCCTATTTaccttttcattcttcatcttcatcttctacaGCAAACATCTTCTAGAACAAGATGAAATGATTAAAAACCCCCTTTCAGAATACTCTCCGTCCCTTCAG CTTGTAGATGAACACCTGTGGGGAGCTCCGACTCAATATGGCTTACACCCATGTGTGAAGcctacaacaaaatataaag CTAGTGAAGGATGGGACCGTTACATCACTGTCAAGAGTAATGGTGGGCTGAATCAGATGCGCACTGGT ATAGCTGACATGGTTGCTGTGGCATACATTTTGAATGCAACATTGGTTATTCCTCAGTTAGACAAGCGCTCATTTTGGCAGGATTCCAG CTCATTTTCTGATGTGTTTGATGAAGAACATTTCATAACAACACTGAATGGAGATATTAAGATAGTGAAAGAGCTTCCCAAAGAACTAGAATCAGTTCCTCGAGCAAGGAAACATTTTTCTTCATGGGCTGGAATGAGCTACTATGAGGAGATGAAACAAATGTGGAAGGAGTACCAG GTAATCCATGTGGCCAAGTCTGATTCTAGACTTGCAAATAATGATCTGCCTATTGATATCCAGAGGTTGAGATGCCGAGCCCTTTATTACGCTCTTCAATTCTCTCCTCCTATAACAAGCTTCGGGGAG AAGCTGGTGGAGCGGCTGAGATCACGCGCAGAACGGTATATAGCTCTCCATTTGAGATATGAGAAAGACATGCTATCCTTCACGGGCTGTACCTATGGTCTAACTGATGTGGAATCTGAAGAGTTGAAGATAATGAG GGAAAAAACAAGCCATTGgaagatgaagaatataaaCTCTACAGAGCAGAGATTAGGAGGCTTTTGTCCACTCACTCCTATGGAAGTTGGAATATTTCTTCAAGCTCTTGGTTATTCCAATACAACACTGATTTACATTGCTGCTGGAGAAATTTATGGTGGAAACACTCGCTTATCGGAGCTCAAATCTTACTTTCCCAACATAGTTACCAag GAATCATTAACAACTGAAGTAGAACTGAAAACATTTGGAAATCACGCATCACAAACTGCAGCACTTGATTATATAATTTCTGTAGAGAGCGATGTATTCGTTCCATCACATTCTGGTAACATGGCAAGAACAGTGGAGGGACATCGCAGATTTCTAAATCACAGGAAGACAATCACTCCTGATAG GAAGGGTCTTGTTGAAGTATTTGACAAGCTCGAGAGTGGACAACTGAAAGAAGGACAATCACTGTCAAACCTGGTTATACAACTACACAAGAAGAG GCAAGGAGCTCCAAGGAAGAGAGGGGGTCCACCTCCAGGGATAAAAGGCAGGGCGCGATTCAGGACAGAAGAGTCGTTTTATGAAAATCCATATCCCGAATGTATATGTGGTTCTAAACTAGCTCTTTGA